From Salinirubellus salinus, the proteins below share one genomic window:
- a CDS encoding phosphoribosylaminoimidazolesuccinocarboxamide synthase, producing the protein MTSVKEFRVSEAATPDRLGRGAFVFTDDYSVFDWGKMPDAIPNKGAALCAMGAKNFELLEAAGVPTHYRGVVSGGDVRTLERVGDPPREMAIDLTRVPDLPHEGRTYDYDAFHAEAGENYLIPLEIVFRNRVPVGSSLRSRTTPDAVGLEGEEWPDEAVDLPEPVVEFSTKFEESDRYLSDEEADRIAGLADLEELERVARTVNRVVTDRAAEAGLVHEDGKIECLYFDGEVRVADVVGTFDENRFSFDGQQVSKEVVRQYHKRTQAEWVEAVEDAKERAKAEDVADWRTLCAVNPQPLPKHVVDAMRDLYTAGANAYLDRNLFDAPTLEAAVETVRDL; encoded by the coding sequence ATGACCAGCGTCAAGGAGTTCCGGGTCAGCGAGGCGGCGACGCCGGACCGCCTCGGTCGCGGGGCGTTCGTGTTCACCGACGACTACTCGGTGTTCGACTGGGGGAAGATGCCCGACGCCATCCCGAACAAGGGCGCCGCGCTCTGTGCGATGGGCGCGAAGAACTTCGAGTTGCTCGAGGCCGCGGGCGTCCCGACCCACTACCGCGGCGTCGTCTCCGGCGGCGACGTCCGGACCCTGGAGCGGGTCGGCGACCCGCCCCGCGAGATGGCCATCGACCTCACCCGCGTGCCGGACCTCCCTCACGAGGGCCGCACGTACGACTACGACGCGTTCCACGCCGAGGCGGGCGAGAACTACCTGATTCCGCTCGAGATCGTCTTCCGCAACCGCGTCCCCGTCGGGTCGTCGCTCCGCTCGCGGACCACCCCGGACGCGGTGGGACTCGAGGGCGAGGAGTGGCCCGACGAGGCCGTCGACCTGCCCGAACCGGTCGTGGAGTTCTCGACGAAGTTCGAGGAGTCCGACCGCTACCTCTCCGACGAGGAGGCCGACCGCATCGCGGGGCTCGCCGACCTCGAGGAACTGGAACGGGTCGCCCGGACCGTGAACCGCGTCGTCACCGACCGAGCTGCCGAGGCCGGCCTCGTCCACGAGGACGGCAAGATCGAGTGTCTCTACTTCGACGGCGAGGTCCGGGTGGCCGACGTGGTGGGGACGTTCGACGAGAACCGCTTCTCCTTCGACGGCCAGCAGGTCTCGAAGGAGGTCGTCCGCCAGTACCACAAGCGGACGCAGGCCGAGTGGGTCGAGGCGGTCGAGGACGCGAAGGAACGCGCGAAGGCCGAGGACGTGGCCGACTGGCGCACGCTCTGTGCGGTGAACCCGCAGCCGCTCCCGAAGCACGTCGTCGACGCGATGCGTGACCTCTACACCGCTGGCGCGAACGCCTACCTCGACCGGAACCTGTTCGACGCGCCGACACTGGAGGCGGCCGTCGAGACGGTGCGTGACCTCTGA
- a CDS encoding alpha/beta fold hydrolase translates to MQSSTTAEEWTHDETTLSEVTLHHVTAGPEDGDLVVLFHGFPECWYAWRHQIPALADAGYRVVAPDLRGYGTSSRPERVGAYGLDHLSRDVRDLVEAFDRQSAHVVGHDWGGVVATATALYHPAVVDRLVVLNAPYPTNVTDQFSIRQALRSSYAAFFQLPSVPERLFRARDFALLERAFEDAAPGAYTESELAVYREAWSQPGALTAMLDYYRAFGRDTVRDLLGRDSAWTAGRRVNAPTLLLWGEKDRALGPEVREAFERAVPDCQTERYPTATHWLHAEFPDRVTGDLREFLD, encoded by the coding sequence ATGCAGTCGTCCACCACCGCCGAAGAGTGGACCCACGACGAGACCACCCTCTCCGAGGTCACCCTCCACCACGTCACTGCCGGCCCCGAGGACGGCGACCTCGTGGTGTTGTTCCACGGCTTCCCCGAGTGCTGGTACGCGTGGCGCCACCAGATACCGGCGCTCGCCGACGCCGGCTACCGCGTGGTCGCCCCGGACCTCCGGGGGTACGGCACCTCCTCGCGTCCCGAACGAGTCGGGGCCTACGGGCTGGACCACCTGAGCCGCGACGTACGAGACCTCGTCGAGGCGTTCGACCGCCAGTCCGCCCACGTCGTCGGCCACGACTGGGGCGGCGTGGTGGCGACGGCGACGGCGCTCTACCACCCCGCGGTCGTCGACCGACTCGTCGTGCTGAACGCCCCCTACCCGACGAACGTGACCGACCAGTTCTCGATTCGACAGGCGCTTCGCTCGTCGTACGCCGCGTTCTTCCAGCTCCCGTCGGTCCCCGAACGCCTGTTCCGGGCCCGCGATTTCGCCCTGCTCGAACGCGCGTTCGAGGACGCCGCGCCCGGTGCGTACACCGAGTCCGAGCTGGCGGTGTACCGCGAGGCGTGGTCCCAGCCGGGGGCGCTGACGGCGATGCTCGACTACTACCGGGCGTTCGGCCGCGACACCGTGCGCGACCTGCTCGGCCGTGACTCGGCGTGGACCGCCGGCCGGCGGGTCAACGCCCCGACGTTGCTGCTCTGGGGCGAGAAGGACCGCGCGCTCGGCCCGGAGGTCCGCGAGGCGTTCGAGCGGGCGGTGCCCGACTGCCAGACGGAGCGCTACCCGACGGCGACCCACTGGCTCCACGCGGAGTTCCCCGACCGGGTGACGGGCGACCTCCGGGAGTTCCTCGACTAG
- a CDS encoding aldehyde ferredoxin oxidoreductase family protein: MTDLGGFQDHVARVDLSSGEVGYHGIDDEDAKKYIGARGLGVKYVFDQGPDVDPLGEDNLLAFMNGPLTGTQTVMSGRIAVCTKSPLTGTVTDSHHGGWSGARLKWAGFDGLCFEGRAENPVYAVVEDGELELHDASDLWGKGVHDTLAELEERHEGAYGKNMSAMAIGQAGENQVKYAAILNEDDRASGRGGTGCVMGNKRLKAIVIKSTTKMPKPKNPELFREGHQQAMQVIQESDVTAPNEGGLSLYGTNVLMNVTEETSGLPSKNARYTSTEDARNDGYGDENYDSEKVSGENVRENILVDEPTCHSCPVACKKEVEVTTMHKGEEMNVRTESYEYESAWALGPNSGHTDRDQIALMLQKCNDYGMDTIDSGNTMAMAMEMTEEGKLDDLGDGIEWGDTEAMVEMLGRIANREDDLADHLAEGPNHLAEEFDAHDNSLAVKGQTMAAYDPRCMKGMGIGYATSNRGACHLRGYTPSAELLGFPEKADPYEWRGKGELTIAFQDMHSISDSFDICKFNAFAEGIEEYVKQYNGMTGLDVSEEELLETGKRIYTLERYYNNLNGFDGEDDSLPARFLKDGIPGQGASEGEYCELEEMKEEYYEGRGWVDGVVTDERLEELGIDIGPGTGVSRSGGAAAPSDD; this comes from the coding sequence ATGACAGACTTAGGCGGCTTTCAGGACCACGTGGCCCGCGTCGACCTCTCCTCGGGTGAGGTGGGCTACCACGGTATCGACGACGAGGACGCGAAGAAGTACATCGGGGCGCGCGGCCTCGGCGTGAAGTACGTCTTCGACCAGGGGCCCGACGTGGACCCGCTCGGGGAGGACAACCTCCTCGCGTTCATGAACGGCCCGCTCACGGGCACGCAGACGGTGATGTCGGGACGCATCGCCGTCTGTACGAAATCCCCGCTCACGGGGACGGTGACGGACAGCCACCACGGCGGCTGGTCGGGCGCGCGCCTGAAATGGGCCGGCTTCGACGGCCTCTGCTTCGAAGGCCGGGCCGAGAACCCCGTCTACGCCGTCGTGGAGGACGGCGAGCTCGAACTCCACGACGCCTCGGACCTCTGGGGCAAGGGCGTCCACGACACCCTCGCGGAGCTCGAGGAGCGCCACGAGGGCGCCTACGGCAAGAACATGTCCGCGATGGCCATCGGGCAGGCCGGCGAGAACCAGGTCAAGTACGCCGCCATCCTCAACGAGGACGACCGCGCCTCGGGCCGGGGCGGCACCGGCTGCGTGATGGGCAACAAGAGGTTGAAGGCCATCGTCATCAAGTCGACGACGAAGATGCCCAAGCCCAAGAACCCGGAGCTGTTCCGGGAGGGCCACCAGCAGGCGATGCAGGTCATCCAGGAGTCGGACGTCACCGCCCCGAACGAGGGTGGCCTCTCGCTGTACGGGACGAACGTCCTCATGAACGTCACCGAGGAGACGTCCGGGCTCCCGTCGAAGAACGCCCGCTACACGTCCACCGAGGACGCCCGGAACGACGGCTACGGCGACGAGAACTACGACTCCGAGAAGGTCTCCGGCGAGAACGTCCGCGAGAACATCCTCGTGGACGAGCCGACGTGTCACTCCTGCCCGGTCGCGTGCAAGAAGGAGGTCGAGGTGACGACGATGCACAAGGGCGAGGAGATGAACGTCCGCACGGAGTCCTACGAGTACGAGTCCGCGTGGGCGCTCGGCCCGAACTCGGGGCACACCGACCGCGACCAGATCGCCCTGATGCTGCAGAAGTGTAACGACTACGGGATGGACACCATCGACTCGGGCAACACCATGGCGATGGCCATGGAGATGACCGAGGAGGGCAAGCTCGACGACCTCGGCGACGGTATCGAGTGGGGCGACACCGAGGCGATGGTCGAGATGCTCGGCCGCATCGCCAACCGCGAGGACGACCTCGCCGACCACCTCGCCGAGGGCCCGAACCACCTCGCAGAGGAGTTCGACGCCCACGACAACTCGCTGGCCGTCAAGGGCCAGACGATGGCCGCATACGACCCCCGCTGCATGAAGGGGATGGGCATCGGCTACGCCACGTCGAACCGCGGCGCCTGCCACCTGCGCGGCTACACGCCGTCGGCCGAGCTGCTCGGGTTCCCCGAGAAGGCCGACCCCTACGAGTGGCGGGGCAAGGGTGAGCTGACCATCGCGTTCCAGGACATGCACTCCATCTCGGACTCGTTCGACATCTGCAAGTTCAACGCGTTCGCGGAGGGCATCGAGGAGTACGTCAAGCAGTACAACGGCATGACGGGCCTCGACGTGAGCGAGGAGGAGCTGCTCGAGACGGGCAAGCGCATCTACACGCTCGAGCGGTACTACAACAACCTCAACGGGTTCGACGGTGAGGACGACTCGCTGCCCGCGCGCTTCCTGAAGGACGGCATCCCCGGACAGGGCGCGAGCGAGGGCGAGTACTGTGAGCTCGAGGAGATGAAGGAGGAGTACTACGAGGGTCGCGGCTGGGTCGACGGCGTCGTCACCGACGAGCGACTCGAGGAGCTCGGCATCGACATCGGGCCGGGGACCGGCGTCTCCAGGAGCGGTGGGGCGGCGGCACCGAGCGACGACTAG
- the purQ gene encoding phosphoribosylformylglycinamidine synthase I — translation MTVAVLKFGGSNCDRDAVQALADVGVDAELVWYKEGLPTDVSGVLLPGGFSYGDYLRAGAMAARDPIVEEVRERAGKVPILGVCNGAQIGSEAGLTPGAFTVNRSARFQCEHVHLRVETTDTPFTAAFDEGDVVSLPIAHGEGRFETESEAAYEELVATDRVLFRYCDADGNVTDEANPNGSRGNVAGVVGADRTTAVLMPHPERAALADLHAGTDGRGVLEGFA, via the coding sequence GTGACCGTCGCCGTCCTGAAGTTCGGCGGCTCGAACTGCGACCGCGACGCCGTGCAGGCGCTCGCCGACGTCGGCGTCGACGCCGAGCTCGTCTGGTACAAGGAGGGGCTCCCGACCGACGTCTCCGGCGTCCTCCTCCCCGGCGGCTTCTCCTACGGTGACTACCTCCGGGCCGGCGCGATGGCCGCGCGCGACCCCATCGTCGAGGAGGTGCGGGAGCGGGCCGGCAAGGTCCCTATCCTCGGGGTGTGCAACGGCGCTCAGATCGGCTCCGAGGCGGGCCTGACCCCCGGCGCGTTCACCGTCAACCGCTCGGCACGCTTCCAGTGCGAGCACGTCCACCTGCGGGTGGAGACGACGGACACGCCGTTCACCGCCGCGTTCGACGAGGGCGACGTGGTCTCGCTCCCCATCGCGCACGGCGAGGGGCGCTTCGAGACGGAGAGCGAGGCCGCCTACGAGGAACTCGTGGCGACGGACCGCGTGCTGTTCCGCTACTGCGACGCCGACGGGAACGTGACCGACGAGGCGAACCCCAACGGGTCGCGTGGCAACGTCGCCGGCGTCGTCGGTGCGGACCGCACGACGGCGGTGCTGATGCCCCACCCCGAGCGCGCGGCACTGGCGGACCTCCACGCCGGCACCGACGGCCGGGGCGTCCTCGAAGGGTTCGCCTGA
- a CDS encoding universal stress protein: protein MVTYLVGTDGEEASETICDHLETELEAVDVLEVVNVLSSRANRDERQAGEEALALFEDRFDDRVTVNTRQLSRGRSPADEIAAYAEEIAADEIVVALRRHTRTERVIFGSVSHKLLQKVTRPITLVPLPQYQPVV from the coding sequence ATGGTAACGTACCTCGTGGGCACGGACGGAGAGGAGGCCAGCGAGACCATCTGTGACCACCTCGAGACGGAACTGGAGGCCGTCGACGTGCTTGAGGTGGTGAACGTGCTCTCGTCGCGGGCGAACCGGGACGAGCGCCAGGCGGGTGAAGAGGCGCTCGCACTGTTCGAGGACCGCTTCGACGACCGCGTGACGGTGAACACCCGCCAGTTGAGCCGGGGGCGCTCGCCGGCGGACGAGATCGCGGCCTACGCCGAGGAGATAGCCGCCGACGAGATCGTGGTGGCACTCCGACGGCACACCCGGACCGAGCGGGTCATCTTCGGCAGCGTCTCCCACAAGCTCCTGCAGAAGGTGACCCGGCCCATCACGCTGGTACCGCTGCCGCAGTACCAGCCGGTGGTCTGA
- a CDS encoding archaeosine biosynthesis radical SAM protein RaSEA — MSKPDPQPDPEVYEQGRGMDAHNEVMREIRGRRDRTYDPREPTRVWIDEDNTPTGVYQSLTIILNTGGCRWARAGGCTMCGYVAESVEGGSVSHEDLMAQIDVCLEHEAENADERSGLVKIYTSGSFLDEREVPAETRRAIAETFADRDRMVVESLPDFVDREKVRDFTDHGLACDVAVGLETATDRVRHDCVNKYFDFSDFEAACDEVRAVATEDDADAGVKAYLLLKPAFLTEFEAVEDMVSSVERCAAVDGCHTVSMNPTNVQRHTMVEDLFHDGGYRPPWLWSVCAVLERTADADAIVVSDPVGSGSERGAHNCGECDEFVQTAVKDFDLRQDPSVFSEVSCECELTWEAVMEREKSYGMPLTR, encoded by the coding sequence ATGAGCAAGCCCGACCCCCAACCCGACCCCGAAGTCTACGAGCAGGGACGGGGGATGGACGCCCACAACGAGGTGATGCGTGAGATCCGCGGGCGGCGCGACCGGACCTACGACCCGCGAGAGCCGACGCGGGTGTGGATCGACGAGGACAACACGCCGACCGGCGTCTACCAGAGTCTCACCATCATACTCAACACCGGCGGCTGCCGGTGGGCCCGTGCCGGGGGCTGCACGATGTGTGGCTACGTCGCCGAGTCCGTCGAGGGCGGCAGCGTGAGCCACGAGGACCTGATGGCCCAGATCGACGTGTGTCTGGAGCACGAGGCCGAGAACGCCGACGAACGGAGCGGGCTCGTCAAGATCTACACCTCCGGGTCGTTCCTCGACGAGCGCGAGGTCCCCGCCGAGACGCGTCGGGCCATCGCGGAGACGTTCGCGGACCGCGACCGGATGGTCGTCGAGTCCCTGCCGGACTTCGTGGACCGCGAGAAGGTCCGGGACTTCACCGACCACGGGCTCGCCTGTGACGTGGCCGTCGGCCTCGAGACCGCCACGGACCGGGTGCGCCACGACTGCGTGAACAAGTACTTCGACTTCAGCGACTTCGAGGCGGCCTGCGACGAGGTCCGTGCGGTCGCCACGGAGGACGACGCCGACGCGGGCGTGAAGGCCTACCTGCTGCTGAAGCCCGCCTTCCTCACCGAGTTCGAAGCGGTCGAGGACATGGTCTCGAGCGTCGAGCGCTGTGCCGCCGTCGACGGCTGTCACACCGTCTCGATGAACCCGACCAACGTCCAGCGACACACGATGGTCGAGGACCTGTTCCACGACGGGGGCTACCGCCCGCCGTGGCTCTGGTCGGTCTGCGCGGTGCTGGAGCGGACCGCCGACGCCGACGCCATCGTCGTCTCGGACCCCGTCGGGTCGGGGTCCGAGCGCGGCGCGCACAACTGCGGGGAGTGCGACGAGTTCGTCCAGACGGCCGTGAAGGACTTCGACCTGCGACAGGACCCGTCGGTGTTCTCCGAAGTCTCGTGTGAGTGCGAACTGACGTGGGAGGCGGTGATGGAGCGCGAGAAGAGCTACGGGATGCCGCTGACGCGATAA
- a CDS encoding formyltetrahydrofolate deformylase codes for MTRYTEIIVVGEDRKGIIAGVTSLLFERGINIEDLDQAVREGLFRMTLHVDTSDMVVKPETLREDLDDLGAELGVDIQARFPSDRETQQIAVMVTKESHCLEALFEAWSNDDLGADIGLVVGNHDDLEPLAEHYDVPFYDVGDDSGVPDEDRVLDLFDEYEVDLVVLARYMRILSPNVVFRYEDRIINVHPSLLPAFPGAEAYRQAREEGVRIAGVTAHYVTTDLDQGPIITQRAFDVPDGATADELERKGQPLEAEALIEAVRLHLDDAATVYHGRTELRDDVTSGTYQLGMDPDADALNPDRPVDGLGEVVGRQESDD; via the coding sequence GTGACCCGCTACACCGAGATAATCGTCGTCGGCGAGGACCGCAAGGGGATCATCGCCGGCGTCACGTCGCTGCTGTTCGAGCGTGGCATCAACATCGAGGACCTCGACCAGGCGGTCCGCGAGGGGCTGTTCCGGATGACGCTCCACGTCGACACGAGCGACATGGTCGTCAAGCCCGAGACGCTCCGCGAGGACCTCGACGATCTGGGCGCGGAGCTCGGCGTCGACATCCAGGCCCGGTTCCCGTCGGACCGCGAGACCCAGCAGATCGCGGTGATGGTCACGAAGGAGTCCCACTGTCTGGAGGCGCTGTTCGAGGCGTGGTCGAACGACGACCTCGGTGCGGACATCGGCCTCGTCGTCGGCAACCACGACGACCTCGAACCGCTCGCCGAACACTACGACGTGCCGTTCTACGACGTCGGCGACGACTCCGGGGTCCCCGACGAGGACCGCGTCCTCGACCTGTTCGACGAGTACGAGGTCGACCTCGTCGTCCTCGCGCGCTACATGCGCATCCTCTCGCCGAACGTCGTGTTCCGCTACGAGGACCGCATCATCAACGTCCACCCGTCGCTGCTCCCGGCGTTCCCCGGCGCCGAGGCGTACCGACAGGCCCGCGAGGAGGGCGTCCGCATCGCGGGCGTCACCGCCCACTACGTCACGACGGACCTCGACCAGGGGCCCATCATCACCCAGCGGGCGTTCGACGTGCCAGACGGGGCGACGGCCGACGAACTGGAGCGGAAGGGCCAGCCCCTCGAAGCCGAGGCGCTCATCGAGGCGGTTCGCCTCCACCTCGACGACGCAGCCACCGTCTACCACGGCCGGACGGAGCTCCGCGACGACGTGACGTCGGGCACGTACCAGCTCGGGATGGACCCCGACGCCGACGCCCTGAACCCCGACCGACCGGTCGACGGCCTCGGTGAGGTCGTCGGCCGACAGGAGAGCGACGACTAG
- the purS gene encoding phosphoribosylformylglycinamidine synthase subunit PurS: MTGYTATVTVRLKHGVLDPEAETTQRALERLGFELEDLRAADRFEIDLSAEDPDAAEERAGEMAERLLANPTIHDFDVEVAERE, encoded by the coding sequence ATGACCGGCTACACCGCCACCGTCACGGTGCGCCTGAAACACGGCGTCCTCGACCCCGAGGCCGAGACCACGCAGCGGGCGCTGGAGCGACTCGGGTTCGAACTGGAGGACCTGCGTGCGGCCGACCGCTTCGAGATCGACCTCTCGGCCGAGGACCCCGACGCGGCCGAGGAACGCGCGGGAGAGATGGCCGAGCGCCTCCTCGCGAACCCCACCATCCACGACTTCGACGTGGAGGTCGCCGAGCGCGAATGA
- a CDS encoding zinc-dependent alcohol dehydrogenase family protein: MQAVVLEAFKEPLTVQEVDRPEPEPHGAVAEVLGCGVCRSDWHCWQGDWDWFGYRPDPPHVLGHEPTGRIVSVGSEVEHVEEGQEVAIPFNFACGTCDLCRNGRENICENHVGLGFMNEAPGAFAEEVHIPNADINAVPLPESIDAEAAAGCGCRFMTSFHAMAHRAPVGAGDDVVVHGCGGIGLSAVHIANALGANVIGVDLMDEKLEKARELGAVATVNASEVDDPAKEVRDLTDGGADVSADALGIAVTCQNAVNSLRKGGTHVQIGLTTSEESGMVPLPTDEFVAKEIDFKGSLGLQPSRYSEMLDMIETGKLDPTALVEKTIDIHGVPDELAAMSDYDTLGIPICTDFSN; the protein is encoded by the coding sequence ATGCAGGCAGTAGTGCTGGAGGCGTTCAAGGAACCGCTCACCGTACAGGAGGTGGACCGGCCGGAGCCGGAGCCACACGGCGCCGTGGCCGAGGTGCTCGGCTGTGGGGTCTGTCGGTCGGACTGGCACTGCTGGCAGGGGGACTGGGACTGGTTCGGCTACCGGCCCGACCCGCCGCACGTCCTCGGGCACGAACCGACGGGCCGTATCGTCTCCGTCGGGAGCGAGGTGGAGCACGTAGAGGAGGGACAGGAGGTCGCCATCCCGTTCAACTTCGCGTGCGGGACGTGTGACCTCTGTCGCAACGGCCGCGAGAACATCTGTGAGAACCACGTCGGCCTCGGGTTCATGAACGAGGCCCCGGGCGCGTTCGCCGAGGAGGTACACATCCCGAACGCGGACATCAACGCGGTCCCGCTCCCCGAGAGCATCGACGCCGAGGCCGCCGCCGGCTGTGGCTGCCGGTTCATGACCTCGTTCCACGCGATGGCCCACCGCGCACCCGTCGGCGCGGGCGACGACGTGGTCGTCCACGGCTGCGGGGGCATCGGTCTCTCGGCGGTCCACATCGCCAACGCGCTCGGCGCGAACGTCATCGGCGTCGACCTGATGGACGAGAAACTGGAGAAAGCGAGAGAGCTCGGCGCGGTCGCCACCGTCAACGCCAGCGAGGTGGACGACCCGGCCAAGGAGGTCCGGGACCTGACCGACGGGGGCGCGGACGTCTCGGCCGACGCGCTCGGTATCGCCGTCACCTGCCAGAACGCGGTGAACTCGCTGCGCAAGGGTGGCACGCACGTCCAGATCGGCCTGACGACGAGCGAGGAGTCGGGGATGGTCCCGCTCCCGACCGACGAGTTCGTGGCCAAGGAGATCGACTTCAAGGGGTCGCTCGGGCTGCAGCCCTCGCGCTACAGCGAGATGCTGGACATGATCGAGACCGGGAAACTCGACCCCACCGCGCTCGTCGAGAAGACCATCGACATCCACGGCGTGCCGGACGAGCTCGCGGCGATGAGCGACTACGACACGCTCGGTATCCCCATCTGTACCGACTTCAGTAACTGA